Part of the Niallia alba genome is shown below.
CTTTTTATCTTTTAATTTTGACATTTTTGTGAACAAAGTACCAGGTGTATTGCAGAAAATTATCGATCTATGATACTATTTAGTTGTGAAGTTAATCACAAACAAACTTATACCCCTTTGTTTGACCGTGAAAAATTTCTCCCATCCCCTTTGTTCGTAAAAATAAAAAAGGCCTTGCCTTGAGACAGCAAGTCCTTTTTTATTTTTATTCAAATTGACATTCCTATAATTAAAATACACTATATAAAAAAATAGACATGGCATCTTAATAGATAGCCACATCCCCCATTTTTAACCAATATATTTCCAAAATACCCCGTATTTAGCTGGTATTTGCTCTACTAATTGTCGTAATTGTAACTTCTTCATTTCTTTTTCAATTTCTTGAATCGATTTATTATAAACAACAGATAATTCCTTTGAAGCGACAAACTTAAAACATTCTAAAAAGTTTTCAAGCGGTGGTGGAGCTGCTTTTTCTGGTTGGATTTGCAGCATTTCCTCGATAATTTGTACGTATACCTCATATGGATAATAACCTGTCACTTTAATTCCTTCTTCTTCGATATTTTCATTAAAGAAGACGAGTGTGGGAATTTCATTTACTTCCATTTCTCTGGTGATTTTTAAATCGCACTGAAATGCCTTAGCTGCACTGTTTGAATGAATATCAGCTATAAATTCTATTACATCAATTCCCACACTTTTAGCACACGATTTAAGAACTTCAAATGTAGCAATATTTTTTTTCTCCAAAAATAATAGCTCTTGTAATTTTCGTAAGAACTTCATACCAGATTTCCGTCCTTGCAATTCTGCTGCTTTAAGTGCAATGGAAGGCAAATGAGGAGAAATGATTGGATTATCAAACCATAAAGATCCATCACATGACATCCCTGAACGACTAGCGGTTTTTTCCCAAAATTCAGCGATATTCGCATACTTACTTTTCTTACTACAATTTAAGGCAGATAATCTACCGCTTAATACATGTTTAAGGGAGAAATATCGTCCATATTCAATCTGCAATTTTTTCATAATAGGCTCAAGCGCCCAGCATTCAGGACAGAGTGGGTCGATAAACATATATATTTCGAGTGGTTTGCTTTCTTGGCAATTGTCATCAGCTGTTTTCGGCTTGGATACAGAAAAGTCTTTTTCCATCACGTGTTATCACCTTTTTTAGTTTCGATTTCCTCCGAATTAATCATATGTTTTGCTGTCAGCACGAGTCTTGAAAAAATCTCTTCTCGTAGTTTGCTATCTAATTCTACTTCTTCCATAGCTTGATCCATACAAGCTAACCAAGCTAGTGCACGTTTTTCTGTTATTGGGAAAGGTAAATGTCTCGCTCTTAGCATTGGATGACCGTGTTCATTAGAATAAAGAGTTGGACCACCTAAAAATTGTGTAAGAAATTGTTTTTGTTTACGAGCTGTTTCTGTTAAATCTTCTGGGAAGATAGGAGCTAGGTCAGGATGTTGACCAACATGATTGTAGAATAAATCTACAAGTTTATTTAATGTGGCTTCACCAATTCGTTCATAAGGTGTCGACATGTTCTCGACCATATTTAAA
Proteins encoded:
- a CDS encoding globin domain-containing protein, which produces MVENMSTPYERIGEATLNKLVDLFYNHVGQHPDLAPIFPEDLTETARKQKQFLTQFLGGPTLYSNEHGHPMLRARHLPFPITEKRALAWLACMDQAMEEVELDSKLREEIFSRLVLTAKHMINSEEIETKKGDNT
- a CDS encoding ClpXP adapter SpxH family protein: MEKDFSVSKPKTADDNCQESKPLEIYMFIDPLCPECWALEPIMKKLQIEYGRYFSLKHVLSGRLSALNCSKKSKYANIAEFWEKTASRSGMSCDGSLWFDNPIISPHLPSIALKAAELQGRKSGMKFLRKLQELLFLEKKNIATFEVLKSCAKSVGIDVIEFIADIHSNSAAKAFQCDLKITREMEVNEIPTLVFFNENIEEEGIKVTGYYPYEVYVQIIEEMLQIQPEKAAPPPLENFLECFKFVASKELSVVYNKSIQEIEKEMKKLQLRQLVEQIPAKYGVFWKYIG